In a genomic window of Mastacembelus armatus chromosome 3, fMasArm1.2, whole genome shotgun sequence:
- the ccnd1 gene encoding G1/S-specific cyclin-D1, which yields MEDQLLCCEVDSIRRAYQDVNLLNDRVLHTMLKAEENYLPSPNYFKCVQKEIVPKMRKIVATWMLEVCEEQKCEEEVFPLAMNYLDRFLSVEATKKTRLQLLGATCMFLASKMKETVPLTAEKLCIYTDNSVQPGELLQMELLVLNKLKWDLASVTSHDFIEHFLSKLKIHPSTKQILRKHAQTFVALCATDVNFIASPPSMVAAGSVVAAVQGLYLKSQDASLSSQNLTNFLSQVIRSDPDCLRSCQEQIESLLESSLRQAQQLCSTTETKRVDEDVDLSCTPTDVRDINI from the exons ATGGAGGACCAGTTGCTGTGCTGCGAGGTGGACTCCATCAGGAGAGCCTACCAGGACGTCAACCTGCTCAACGACCGAGTTCTTCACACCATGCTGAAGGCAGAGGAAAACTACTTACCGTCACCAAACTACTTCAAGTGTGTTCAGAAAGAAATTGTACCGAAAATGAGGAAGATAGTTGCCACATGGATGTTAGAG GTCTGCGAGGAACAGAAATGTGAGGAGGAGGTTTTTCCGCTGGCTATGAACTATTTGGACAGATTTCTATCAGTGGAGGCCACCAAGAAAACACGACTACAGCTGCTGGGAGCGACATGCATGTTTCTAGCATCCAAGATGAAAGAGACTGTTCCCTTAACAGCGGAGAAACTCTGTATCTACACGGACAACTCAGTCCAGCCGGGAGAACTGCTG CAAATGGAGCTGTTGGTTCTCAACAAGCTGAAGTGGGATCTGGCTTCAGTCACGTCACACGACTTCATTGAGCACTTCCTGTCCAAGCTGAAGATCCACCCATCCACCAAGCAGATCCTCAGGAAACACGCCCAGACCTTTGTGGCCCTCTGTGCTACGG ATGTTAACTTCATTGCCAGTCCTCCATCCATGGTGGCGGCGGGCAGCGTGGTCGCAGCTGTTCAAGGTCTCTACCTGAAGAGCCAAGATGCCTCCTTGTCCTCCCAGAACCTCACCAACTTCCTGTCACAGGTCATACGTAGTGACCCG GACTGCCTGCGCTCCTGTCAGGAGCAGATAGAGTCTCTGCTGGAGTCTAGCCTGCGGCAGGctcagcagctctgcagcacaACAGAAACCAAACGTGTGGATGAAGATGTAGACCTGTCATGCACCCCAACAGATGTCAGAGACATCAACATCTGA